A part of Marinomonas rhizomae genomic DNA contains:
- a CDS encoding YbeD family protein, with the protein MALITKNGDQAENAVDAPKIEFPCDNYVIKVVSLDVEGIHTEITERLLVHAPEMDVAAENINRSSKGRFISFSFRIVAQSEDQLSALHRDLMSIEAVKMVM; encoded by the coding sequence ATGGCACTAATTACAAAAAACGGTGATCAAGCTGAGAATGCAGTCGATGCACCTAAAATAGAGTTTCCTTGTGACAACTACGTTATCAAAGTGGTTTCACTCGACGTCGAGGGTATTCATACCGAGATAACAGAGCGATTGCTGGTTCATGCTCCAGAGATGGATGTCGCAGCAGAGAATATTAACCGCTCTAGTAAAGGGCGCTTTATTAGTTTTAGTTTTCGTATTGTGGCTCAAAGTGAAGATCAGCTATCGGCTTTACACCGTGACTTAATGTCGATTGAAGCCGTTAAGATGGTCATGTAA
- a CDS encoding D-alanyl-D-alanine carboxypeptidase family protein, producing the protein MKKLLVTLSVVFCFVSSSVFAAPSLIPTPPQLSASSYILMDAYTGDILVEHNADQALPPASLTKLMTAYIVEYELARGNLSMDDMVNVSEKAWRMEGSRMFIREGTQVKLEDLMRGIIIQSGNDASVAAAEHIAGSESAFADLMNQHAQLLGMKNSHFVNATGFPAEDHYSSAHDIAKLARATIIQFPENYSMYAEKEFTYNNIRQPNRNKLLWRDKTVDGMKTGHTEAAGFCLAASAVRNGTRLITVVMGTKSDNARAVESQKLLDYGFRYYETRKLYSRGQVVNNARVWGGSQPNVKVGFAEDVLVTMPRQQGASIPATLDMQKEIMAPIAVGDVLGKIVVGTEGNVLIERSVVALEAVEEGGFFKRMFDKIKLFFMNLF; encoded by the coding sequence ATGAAAAAACTCCTAGTTACTTTATCAGTTGTATTTTGTTTCGTGAGCAGCTCCGTTTTTGCTGCTCCTTCATTAATCCCAACGCCGCCACAATTGTCAGCGAGTAGTTACATTCTTATGGATGCATATACTGGCGATATTTTGGTTGAGCATAATGCTGATCAGGCTTTGCCTCCGGCAAGCCTAACGAAATTAATGACGGCTTATATTGTTGAATATGAGTTGGCTCGCGGAAATTTATCAATGGATGATATGGTTAATGTGAGCGAAAAAGCATGGAGAATGGAAGGTTCTCGTATGTTTATTCGAGAAGGAACACAAGTTAAGTTAGAAGACCTAATGCGCGGTATTATTATTCAATCTGGTAATGATGCAAGTGTTGCCGCCGCAGAGCATATTGCTGGCAGTGAGTCTGCTTTTGCTGACTTGATGAATCAACATGCTCAACTTCTTGGAATGAAAAATTCGCATTTCGTGAATGCAACCGGTTTTCCAGCAGAGGATCATTATTCTAGCGCCCACGATATAGCAAAATTGGCACGTGCGACTATTATACAGTTCCCAGAAAACTACAGTATGTATGCGGAAAAAGAGTTTACCTACAACAATATCCGTCAGCCAAACCGTAATAAATTGTTGTGGCGCGATAAAACGGTTGATGGTATGAAAACTGGTCACACTGAGGCCGCTGGCTTCTGTTTGGCTGCTTCTGCTGTTCGCAATGGTACCCGCTTAATTACGGTTGTTATGGGAACGAAATCAGATAATGCCCGTGCCGTTGAATCTCAAAAATTGTTGGATTACGGTTTCAGATACTATGAAACACGTAAGCTATATAGCCGTGGTCAGGTGGTGAATAATGCTCGTGTTTGGGGTGGTAGCCAGCCTAACGTAAAAGTAGGTTTTGCCGAAGATGTTTTGGTTACTATGCCTCGTCAACAAGGTGCGTCTATTCCAGCTACACTTGATATGCAGAAAGAAATTATGGCACCAATTGCTGTAGGCGATGTATTGGGTAAAATTGTGGTTGGCACTGAGGGTAATGTCTTAATAGAGCGCTCAGTAGTTGCACTAGAGGCAGTAGAAGAAGGTGGTTTCTTCAAGCGAATGTTTGATAAAATTAAACTCTTCTTTATGAACTTGTTTTAA
- the lipB gene encoding lipoyl(octanoyl) transferase LipB: protein MQLDLICRDLGVVDYAETWERMKQFTQTRSKDDADEIWLLEHPSLFTQGQAGKEEHLLAPGDIPVIQVDRGGQVTYHGPGQLVAYVMVDLKRLGIGVRDLVSVLENSVVGALASSSIEAYPKPDAPGVYVNEQKIASLGLRVRRGCSFHGLALNVDMDLTPFNRINPCGYQGLQMVDMKRLNEDVTLSNVKVQLANQLAEQLGYSYPAIQQGWK from the coding sequence ATGCAGCTAGACTTAATTTGCCGTGATTTGGGTGTGGTTGACTACGCTGAAACATGGGAGCGGATGAAGCAATTTACTCAAACTCGTTCAAAAGACGATGCTGATGAGATTTGGTTGTTAGAACACCCTTCCTTATTTACGCAAGGTCAAGCGGGTAAAGAAGAGCATCTTTTAGCTCCAGGCGATATTCCTGTTATTCAGGTCGACCGTGGTGGTCAGGTCACGTATCATGGGCCGGGGCAACTTGTTGCTTATGTAATGGTTGATTTAAAGCGTCTCGGAATAGGCGTTCGTGATTTGGTTAGTGTGCTAGAAAATTCAGTTGTTGGTGCTCTTGCGTCGAGCTCAATTGAAGCATATCCAAAGCCTGATGCGCCTGGTGTCTACGTGAATGAGCAAAAAATTGCATCACTGGGATTGCGTGTGCGTAGGGGCTGTTCATTTCATGGGCTTGCCTTAAACGTTGATATGGACCTCACCCCATTTAATCGTATTAACCCATGTGGCTATCAAGGCTTACAAATGGTTGATATGAAACGTCTTAATGAAGACGTTACTTTATCGAATGTAAAGGTTCAGTTGGCGAATCAGCTGGCTGAGCAGCTCGGATACAGTTATCCAGCTATCCAACAAGGGTGGAAATAG